One Symphalangus syndactylus isolate Jambi chromosome 10, NHGRI_mSymSyn1-v2.1_pri, whole genome shotgun sequence genomic region harbors:
- the SRD5A3 gene encoding polyprenol reductase isoform X1, with translation MSPWAEAELSALNPLRAVWLTLTAAFLLTLLLQLLPPGLLPGCAIFQDLIRYGKTKCGESPRPAACRAFDVPKRYFSHFYIISVLWNGFLLWCLTQSLFLGAPFPSWLHGLLRILGAAQFQGGELALSAFLVLVFLWLHSLRRLFECLYVSVFSNVMIHVVQYCFGLVYYVLVGLTVLSQVPMDGRNAYVTGKNLLMQARWFHILGMMMFIWSSAHQYKCHVILGNLRKNKAGVVIHCNHRIPFGDWFEYVSSPNYLAELMIYVSMAVTFGFHNLTWWLVVTNVFFSQALSAFLSHQFYKSKFVSYPKHRKAFLPFLF, from the exons ATGTCTCCCTGGGCGGAGGCCGAGCTCTCGGCGCTGAACCCGCTGCGCGCGGTGTGGCTCACGCTGACCGCCGCCTTCCTGCTGACCCTACTGCTGCAGCTCCTGCCGCCCGGCCTGCTCCCGGGCTGCGCGATCTTCCAGGACCTGATCCGCTATGGGAAAACCAAGTGTGGGGAGTCGCCGCGCCCCGCCGCCTGCCGCGCCTTTGATGTCCCCAAGAG atatttttccCACTTTTATATCATCTCAGTGCTGTGGAATGGCTTCCTGCTTTGGTGCCTTACTCAGTCTCTGTTCCTGGGAGCACCTTTTCCAAGCTGGCTTCATGGTTTGCTCAGAATTCTCGGGGCGGCACAGTTCCAGG GAGGGGAGCTGGCACTGTCTGCATTCTTAGTGCTAGTATTTCTGTGGCTGCACAGCTTACGAAGACTCTTCGAGTGCCTCTACGTCAGTGTCTTCTCCAATGTCATGATTCACGTCGTGCAGTACTGTTTTGGACTTGTCTATTATGTCCTTGTCGGCCTAACTGTGCTGAGCCAAGTGCCAATGGATGGCAGGAATG CCTACGTAACAGGGAAAAATCTACTGATGCAAGCACGGTGGTTCCATATTCTCGGGATGATGATGTTCATCTGGTCATCTGCCCATCAGTATAAGTGCCATGTTATTCTCGGCAATCtcaggaaaaataaagcag GAGTGGTCATTCACTGTAACCACAGGATCCCATTTGGAGACTGGTTTGAATATGTTTCTTCCCCTAACTACTTAGCAGAGCTGATGATCTACGTTTCCATGGCTGTCACCTTTGGGTTCCACAACTTAACTTGGTGGCTAGTGGTGACAAATGTCTTCTTTAGTCAGGCCCTGTCTGCCTTTCTCAGCCACCAATTCTACAAAAGCAAATTTGTCTCTTACCCGAAGCATAGGAAAGCTTTCCtaccatttttgttttaa
- the SRD5A3 gene encoding polyprenol reductase isoform X3, translated as MSPWAEAELSALNPLRAVWLTLTAAFLLTLLLQLLPPGLLPGCAIFQDLIRYGKTKCGESPRPAACRAFDVPKRYFSHFYIISVLWNGFLLWCLTQSLFLGAPFPSWLHGLLRILGAAQFQGGELALSAFLVLVFLWLHSLRRLFECLYVSVFSNVMIHVVQYCFGLVYYVLVGLTVLSQVPMDGRNGVVIHCNHRIPFGDWFEYVSSPNYLAELMIYVSMAVTFGFHNLTWWLVVTNVFFSQALSAFLSHQFYKSKFVSYPKHRKAFLPFLF; from the exons ATGTCTCCCTGGGCGGAGGCCGAGCTCTCGGCGCTGAACCCGCTGCGCGCGGTGTGGCTCACGCTGACCGCCGCCTTCCTGCTGACCCTACTGCTGCAGCTCCTGCCGCCCGGCCTGCTCCCGGGCTGCGCGATCTTCCAGGACCTGATCCGCTATGGGAAAACCAAGTGTGGGGAGTCGCCGCGCCCCGCCGCCTGCCGCGCCTTTGATGTCCCCAAGAG atatttttccCACTTTTATATCATCTCAGTGCTGTGGAATGGCTTCCTGCTTTGGTGCCTTACTCAGTCTCTGTTCCTGGGAGCACCTTTTCCAAGCTGGCTTCATGGTTTGCTCAGAATTCTCGGGGCGGCACAGTTCCAGG GAGGGGAGCTGGCACTGTCTGCATTCTTAGTGCTAGTATTTCTGTGGCTGCACAGCTTACGAAGACTCTTCGAGTGCCTCTACGTCAGTGTCTTCTCCAATGTCATGATTCACGTCGTGCAGTACTGTTTTGGACTTGTCTATTATGTCCTTGTCGGCCTAACTGTGCTGAGCCAAGTGCCAATGGATGGCAGGAATG GAGTGGTCATTCACTGTAACCACAGGATCCCATTTGGAGACTGGTTTGAATATGTTTCTTCCCCTAACTACTTAGCAGAGCTGATGATCTACGTTTCCATGGCTGTCACCTTTGGGTTCCACAACTTAACTTGGTGGCTAGTGGTGACAAATGTCTTCTTTAGTCAGGCCCTGTCTGCCTTTCTCAGCCACCAATTCTACAAAAGCAAATTTGTCTCTTACCCGAAGCATAGGAAAGCTTTCCtaccatttttgttttaa
- the SRD5A3 gene encoding polyprenol reductase isoform X2, which produces MGKPSVGSRRAPPPAAPLMSPRGFHSCCPGRSAMAQYQLTATSTFRVQAILLPKPPSSWEHRYFSHFYIISVLWNGFLLWCLTQSLFLGAPFPSWLHGLLRILGAAQFQGGELALSAFLVLVFLWLHSLRRLFECLYVSVFSNVMIHVVQYCFGLVYYVLVGLTVLSQVPMDGRNAYVTGKNLLMQARWFHILGMMMFIWSSAHQYKCHVILGNLRKNKAGVVIHCNHRIPFGDWFEYVSSPNYLAELMIYVSMAVTFGFHNLTWWLVVTNVFFSQALSAFLSHQFYKSKFVSYPKHRKAFLPFLF; this is translated from the exons ATGGGAAAACCAAGTGTGGGGAGTCGCCGCGCCCCGCCGCCTGCCGCGCCTTTGATGTCCCCAAGAG ggtttcactcttgttgcccaggccggagtgcaatggcgcaatatcagctcaccgcaacctccaccttccgggttcaagcgattctcctgcctaagccccccagcagctgggaacacag atatttttccCACTTTTATATCATCTCAGTGCTGTGGAATGGCTTCCTGCTTTGGTGCCTTACTCAGTCTCTGTTCCTGGGAGCACCTTTTCCAAGCTGGCTTCATGGTTTGCTCAGAATTCTCGGGGCGGCACAGTTCCAGG GAGGGGAGCTGGCACTGTCTGCATTCTTAGTGCTAGTATTTCTGTGGCTGCACAGCTTACGAAGACTCTTCGAGTGCCTCTACGTCAGTGTCTTCTCCAATGTCATGATTCACGTCGTGCAGTACTGTTTTGGACTTGTCTATTATGTCCTTGTCGGCCTAACTGTGCTGAGCCAAGTGCCAATGGATGGCAGGAATG CCTACGTAACAGGGAAAAATCTACTGATGCAAGCACGGTGGTTCCATATTCTCGGGATGATGATGTTCATCTGGTCATCTGCCCATCAGTATAAGTGCCATGTTATTCTCGGCAATCtcaggaaaaataaagcag GAGTGGTCATTCACTGTAACCACAGGATCCCATTTGGAGACTGGTTTGAATATGTTTCTTCCCCTAACTACTTAGCAGAGCTGATGATCTACGTTTCCATGGCTGTCACCTTTGGGTTCCACAACTTAACTTGGTGGCTAGTGGTGACAAATGTCTTCTTTAGTCAGGCCCTGTCTGCCTTTCTCAGCCACCAATTCTACAAAAGCAAATTTGTCTCTTACCCGAAGCATAGGAAAGCTTTCCtaccatttttgttttaa
- the SRD5A3 gene encoding polyprenol reductase isoform X4 has product MGKPSVGSRRAPPPAAPLMSPRGFHSCCPGRSAMAQYQLTATSTFRVQAILLPKPPSSWEHRYFSHFYIISVLWNGFLLWCLTQSLFLGAPFPSWLHGLLRILGAAQFQGGELALSAFLVLVFLWLHSLRRLFECLYVSVFSNVMIHVVQYCFGLVYYVLVGLTVLSQVPMDGRNGVVIHCNHRIPFGDWFEYVSSPNYLAELMIYVSMAVTFGFHNLTWWLVVTNVFFSQALSAFLSHQFYKSKFVSYPKHRKAFLPFLF; this is encoded by the exons ATGGGAAAACCAAGTGTGGGGAGTCGCCGCGCCCCGCCGCCTGCCGCGCCTTTGATGTCCCCAAGAG ggtttcactcttgttgcccaggccggagtgcaatggcgcaatatcagctcaccgcaacctccaccttccgggttcaagcgattctcctgcctaagccccccagcagctgggaacacag atatttttccCACTTTTATATCATCTCAGTGCTGTGGAATGGCTTCCTGCTTTGGTGCCTTACTCAGTCTCTGTTCCTGGGAGCACCTTTTCCAAGCTGGCTTCATGGTTTGCTCAGAATTCTCGGGGCGGCACAGTTCCAGG GAGGGGAGCTGGCACTGTCTGCATTCTTAGTGCTAGTATTTCTGTGGCTGCACAGCTTACGAAGACTCTTCGAGTGCCTCTACGTCAGTGTCTTCTCCAATGTCATGATTCACGTCGTGCAGTACTGTTTTGGACTTGTCTATTATGTCCTTGTCGGCCTAACTGTGCTGAGCCAAGTGCCAATGGATGGCAGGAATG GAGTGGTCATTCACTGTAACCACAGGATCCCATTTGGAGACTGGTTTGAATATGTTTCTTCCCCTAACTACTTAGCAGAGCTGATGATCTACGTTTCCATGGCTGTCACCTTTGGGTTCCACAACTTAACTTGGTGGCTAGTGGTGACAAATGTCTTCTTTAGTCAGGCCCTGTCTGCCTTTCTCAGCCACCAATTCTACAAAAGCAAATTTGTCTCTTACCCGAAGCATAGGAAAGCTTTCCtaccatttttgttttaa